The Solibacillus sp. FSL W7-1436 genome window below encodes:
- the istB gene encoding IS21-like element helper ATPase IstB: MDKQKEMIEMCKELRLPSIRSLLEQEVLFEQHTTPADFLYFALKQEMEDRYVRAKANRIRLANFPEKKLLEELDVEALPQNAAVRLPHLKELKFIQEKQNVLLIGSPGTGKTHLAIGLGIEACLAGYKVYFTSVASLVNQLKESRSARTLRSFELKFEKYDLVIIDELGYISFDKEGAELLFTHLSLRAGRAATIITSNLTFERWEEVFHDPVLTSALTDRLTHRAHIINMIGGSYRILETKEWIEQSNF; encoded by the coding sequence ATGGACAAGCAAAAAGAGATGATTGAAATGTGTAAAGAATTACGTTTACCAAGTATTCGTTCTTTACTTGAACAAGAAGTATTATTTGAACAACATACAACCCCGGCTGACTTTCTCTATTTCGCTTTAAAACAGGAAATGGAGGACCGATACGTGCGAGCAAAAGCTAATCGAATTCGATTAGCCAACTTCCCAGAGAAAAAGCTATTAGAGGAATTAGATGTAGAGGCACTGCCGCAAAATGCGGCGGTTCGCCTTCCTCATTTGAAGGAACTAAAGTTTATACAGGAGAAGCAAAATGTATTATTAATTGGCTCACCTGGTACCGGTAAAACCCATCTTGCGATTGGATTAGGCATTGAAGCCTGTTTAGCGGGCTATAAAGTGTATTTCACAAGTGTAGCATCACTTGTGAATCAATTAAAGGAAAGCCGTTCTGCGAGAACATTGCGCTCCTTTGAACTAAAATTTGAGAAGTATGATTTAGTCATCATCGATGAACTCGGGTACATTTCATTCGATAAAGAAGGAGCAGAACTTCTGTTCACGCACTTATCGTTACGTGCCGGTCGAGCAGCGACAATTATAACAAGTAATCTAACGTTTGAACGCTGGGAAGAAGTATTCCACGATCCAGTATTAACATCAGCTTTAACCGATCGACTCACGCATCGAGCGCACATCATCAACATGATTGGTGGCTCCTATCGAATTTTAGAAACGAAAGAATGGATCGAACAGAGCAATTTTTAG